The Cuculus canorus isolate bCucCan1 unplaced genomic scaffold, bCucCan1.pri scaffold_65_arrow_ctg1, whole genome shotgun sequence genomic sequence GGAGACCACTGCCAGGTGAGAGAGGCACATGGAgaaggctttgtgccgtccctgctcagaggggatcctcagcacggccctgaagatctgcacataggacaccacaatgaaaacaaaacagccaaatgcTAAACAGGCACTAACCCCAAGAAGCCAAACTTCCCTGAGgtaggagtgtgagcaggagagcttgaggatctgggggatttcacagaagaactggtccacagcattgcccttGCACAGGGGCatggaaaatgtattggccgtgtgcagcagagcatagagaaaaacaatgccccaggcagctgctgccatgtggaaacaagctctgctgcccaggagggtcccgtagtgcaggggtttgcagatggcaacatagcggtcgtaggacatgACCGTCAGAAGAGAatattctgctgaaataaaaaaaccaaacagaaagaCCTGACATGCACATCCTATGTGGGAAATGGCCCTGGTGTCCCAGAGAGAATTGGCCATGGCTTTGGGGAGAGTTgtggagatggatcccaggtcaaGAATAGAGAGGttcaggaggaagaagtacatgggggtgtggaggtggtggtcacaggcaatggtggtgatgatgaggccgttgcccaggagagcagccaggtagatgc encodes the following:
- the LOC128850742 gene encoding olfactory receptor 14A16-like translates to MSNSSSITQFLLLAFTDTRELQLLHFWLFLGIYLAALLGNGLIITTIACDHHLHTPMYFFLLNLSILDLGSISTTLPKAMANSLWDTRAISHIGCACQVFLFGFFISAEYSLLTVMSYDRYVAICKPLHYGTLLGSRACFHMAAAAWGIVFLYALLHTANTFSMPLCKGNAVDQFFCEIPQILKLSCSHSYLREVWLLGVSACLAFGCFVFIVVSYVQIFRAVLRIPSEQGRHKAFSMCLSHLAVVSMFISTAMIAYLMPPSISSPSLGLVVSILYSVVPPALNPLIYSLRNQQLKDAVWKLITWWFYQTINCRGSA